A single Arcanobacterium canis DNA region contains:
- the tmk gene encoding dTMP kinase — MGLFITFEGGDGSGKSTQILAVTQVLEARGLPVVTSREPGGTQLGSEIRRLLLSGGEVASKAEALLYAADRAQNIALRVRPALERGAIVLQDRFIDSSVAYQGAARSLGAGEIRKLSMWATDGLTPDLTLLFDVPVDVGVARVGRQKDRLEAEGLDFHESVRSSYLDMAKMEPERFVVIDASAPIANVTDAALSAIDALLDGHR; from the coding sequence ATGGGACTTTTTATCACGTTCGAAGGTGGCGATGGTTCGGGGAAATCCACCCAGATTCTCGCTGTGACGCAAGTTCTTGAGGCACGCGGTTTACCCGTTGTGACTTCGCGAGAGCCTGGCGGTACTCAACTTGGTTCCGAAATTCGCCGTCTTCTCCTTTCTGGCGGTGAAGTTGCCTCAAAGGCCGAAGCTTTGCTGTATGCCGCTGACCGTGCCCAAAATATTGCTCTGCGTGTGCGCCCAGCACTCGAAAGAGGTGCCATCGTTCTCCAAGATCGTTTCATCGATTCATCCGTGGCCTACCAAGGGGCTGCGCGGTCGCTTGGCGCTGGCGAAATCAGAAAACTCTCGATGTGGGCAACTGATGGTCTGACCCCGGATCTCACGCTGTTGTTTGATGTCCCCGTCGATGTCGGTGTGGCTCGGGTTGGTCGGCAGAAGGATCGACTCGAAGCCGAAGGACTCGACTTCCATGAATCTGTACGTTCCTCCTACCTGGACATGGCCAAGATGGAACCCGAGCGCTTTGTTGTTATTGATGCCAGCGCGCCAATTGCCAATGTGACTGATGCAGCGCTCAGCGCGATTGATGCTCTTTTGGATGGTCACCGATGA
- a CDS encoding DNA polymerase III subunit delta' → MSVFDSLVGQESAISVLKAAADVGRAIARGKSTGTSSAMSHAWLFTGPPGSGRSLAARTLAAALLCTGPEPGCGECPGCHAAMADNHPDLTTVSTDLVTISADEVREYVASAFVAPSQGYYRIILIEDADRMVERTTNVLLKAIEEPGERTVWMLCTAAPGDVLPTIRSRCRGVNLVTPSAQEVADLLVQRDGVDPQRAILAARASQSHVGVARALALNEDGAAAIRRHTLDAIASIKGVGDAEMAAIRLLDADAMRGEKTAKAGTKAAKAVKDAQADAVKRKIMEAYGLDADSKVPSSMRGEIKAALDSQKKRATRSQRDLLDRELIYAIGFYRDVLVTQLGSDVDLINQDYIEAILELAGKLTAAQVLGKIEKLNVARERLSANVAPQLAMEAAMMGLRL, encoded by the coding sequence ATGAGCGTTTTTGATTCCTTGGTCGGACAAGAATCTGCTATCTCGGTGCTCAAGGCAGCAGCCGACGTCGGCAGGGCGATAGCTCGCGGAAAATCGACGGGAACGTCGTCGGCGATGAGCCACGCGTGGCTCTTTACTGGCCCACCAGGCTCGGGGCGTTCGCTTGCTGCGCGTACACTCGCTGCTGCGCTGTTGTGTACTGGACCAGAACCTGGATGCGGCGAGTGCCCCGGATGTCATGCAGCTATGGCAGATAATCATCCGGATTTGACCACCGTCTCGACAGATCTTGTCACTATTTCTGCCGATGAAGTGCGCGAGTACGTCGCAAGTGCTTTTGTGGCGCCGTCGCAGGGTTACTATCGAATTATTTTGATCGAGGACGCTGACCGCATGGTTGAGCGGACCACAAACGTTCTCTTAAAAGCTATTGAAGAGCCAGGTGAGCGTACCGTGTGGATGCTGTGTACTGCGGCTCCAGGTGATGTACTTCCAACGATTCGTTCGCGGTGCCGTGGGGTCAACCTTGTCACACCATCGGCGCAGGAGGTGGCGGACCTCCTGGTTCAGCGCGATGGTGTCGATCCTCAACGCGCGATTCTCGCGGCGCGTGCTTCCCAGTCGCATGTTGGTGTGGCTCGGGCCTTGGCGCTGAACGAGGATGGAGCTGCGGCTATCCGGAGGCACACGCTCGATGCAATTGCATCGATCAAGGGTGTTGGCGATGCGGAAATGGCGGCGATTCGGTTGCTTGATGCGGATGCGATGCGAGGAGAAAAAACCGCCAAGGCAGGGACGAAAGCTGCCAAAGCGGTCAAAGATGCCCAAGCTGATGCTGTGAAACGCAAGATTATGGAAGCCTACGGTTTAGACGCGGATTCGAAAGTCCCTTCGTCAATGCGTGGTGAGATCAAGGCAGCTCTTGATTCGCAAAAGAAGCGTGCGACTCGTTCCCAACGTGATCTCCTTGATCGCGAACTTATTTATGCGATCGGTTTTTATCGTGACGTTCTTGTCACCCAGCTGGGCTCTGATGTGGATCTCATTAACCAGGACTATATTGAGGCGATCTTGGAGCTTGCAGGGAAACTGACGGCCGCGCAGGTTCTCGGTAAAATCGAGAAACTGAATGTGGCACGCGAACGCCTTTCGGCCAATGTAGCCCCGCAATTGGCGATGGAAGCTGCAATGATGGGTCTGCGGCTCTAA
- a CDS encoding alpha/beta hydrolase, with the protein MKLKNILPVMSIAVLAACSASPGYQSATSHAPNQTAASTTEIPAGLEKFYGQKISWTPCKDKDFMCATMEAPMDYSHPDGKTVKIPLEKAVGKNSHGNVLFVNPGGPGGSATELVESSSLQFPDKLTKAYDIVAVEPRGVGKSMPVKCLDDKQLLEFMTTTYPRTPDGQKRQNEDMKKFADACVANTGEAIKFVGTREAAQDLDLARHLLGSNKMNFLGYSYGTQLGGTYAELFPKNVRRMVLDGAVDPTISGFDNHLAQLKGFEVATNNYLDWCLKQEGCPFTGNRDQARQKIIDLFKKTEHQPIPTEHEPLTQAALRIGYITPLYSDESWPYLNKAFEEVFQHNKGTLFDAFFRAYAGIDNKGHFINNMMVANTAISCADSVLSGDEAKWAKQSEIAAKEAPILGPLMSYSEYQCQVMPKSGLDVVKNFKAKGSAPIVVVGTSGDPATPYEWAQKFAKGLDNGVLVTFDGEGHTAYPRGGKCIENTINDYLLDGKVPQDGKRCAA; encoded by the coding sequence ATGAAGTTGAAAAATATTCTCCCCGTGATGAGTATCGCTGTCCTGGCTGCCTGTTCGGCCTCGCCTGGTTACCAGTCGGCCACCTCTCACGCCCCGAATCAGACCGCTGCTTCCACAACTGAAATTCCAGCTGGCCTTGAAAAATTCTATGGGCAAAAGATCTCATGGACTCCGTGTAAAGACAAAGACTTCATGTGCGCCACGATGGAAGCGCCGATGGATTACTCGCACCCTGATGGAAAGACTGTCAAGATTCCGTTGGAAAAAGCTGTCGGAAAAAACTCGCATGGAAACGTGCTCTTCGTTAATCCTGGAGGGCCAGGAGGGTCAGCGACTGAACTGGTGGAATCCTCTTCGCTGCAGTTCCCTGACAAACTCACGAAGGCATATGACATCGTTGCAGTCGAACCGCGAGGTGTCGGAAAGTCGATGCCAGTGAAGTGCTTGGATGACAAACAGTTGTTGGAATTTATGACAACCACCTATCCGCGTACCCCGGATGGGCAGAAGCGTCAAAACGAGGATATGAAGAAGTTTGCCGACGCATGTGTGGCAAACACCGGCGAAGCGATCAAGTTTGTTGGTACGCGCGAAGCTGCGCAGGATCTTGACCTTGCTCGCCACCTGCTTGGATCCAACAAGATGAACTTCCTCGGCTACTCGTACGGTACTCAGCTTGGCGGTACATATGCTGAACTTTTCCCGAAGAATGTTCGTCGTATGGTTCTTGATGGGGCTGTGGACCCGACCATCAGTGGATTCGACAACCATCTTGCTCAGTTGAAGGGGTTTGAAGTTGCAACGAATAACTATCTCGATTGGTGCTTGAAACAAGAAGGTTGCCCTTTTACTGGCAACCGTGACCAGGCACGCCAAAAGATCATCGATCTGTTCAAGAAAACTGAACACCAACCTATTCCGACAGAACATGAGCCTTTGACGCAGGCAGCTTTGAGGATCGGTTATATCACTCCTCTGTACTCTGATGAGAGCTGGCCCTACCTCAACAAAGCGTTTGAGGAAGTCTTTCAACACAATAAAGGCACCTTGTTTGACGCATTCTTCCGCGCTTATGCGGGCATCGATAACAAAGGGCACTTCATTAACAACATGATGGTGGCAAATACGGCAATCAGCTGTGCCGATTCTGTTCTCAGCGGTGATGAAGCAAAGTGGGCAAAGCAGTCGGAGATTGCTGCGAAAGAAGCTCCGATCCTTGGGCCGCTGATGTCTTACTCAGAATACCAATGCCAAGTTATGCCAAAGTCGGGTCTGGACGTGGTTAAGAACTTCAAGGCCAAGGGATCGGCACCAATCGTTGTTGTTGGAACTTCAGGAGATCCTGCTACTCCATACGAATGGGCACAAAAGTTTGCCAAGGGGCTTGATAATGGCGTGCTTGTGACTTTTGACGGCGAAGGCCACACG